TCTTGTTCCGTTTCTATTTTCTGTTGTATTCTAAGACTTGAGATATAAGCATAGAATTGCCTCAATGCTTTATAATATTATATTCTATGAGTAAAGTATCTTTTGGTGCAGAAGAAAACAATTCCTCAATAGATAAGAAGTTCTGACCAGTTCTCTCAAGCAGATAGACTGGTATCAAGTTGGGGAAGATGCATTAAGCTCCACATAAAACATAAAAGAGAAGGGAATGAATATGATCTTGAAAAGAATCAATTGTTGGAAACTTGTGCTAGGAACAAAGGTGCCTTTGGTACTGAATAGTCACAGGGAAAAGACCCTGTCTCCTTAATATAACTTAAAGcactacaaaacaaaaatgaaactacAAAACCCACTATGAATCTCTAAGCTGAAACTCACAACAATAGCTATTATATTTTTGACAGTTTACCCAGGTTGCTTCAGATATacttctctttttctctttaacATAACAATAGTTTGTCCCTTTGAAAAACAAATAGGAATGTTTAGTACACTGTTGAGTTCTACATATTTCCTTTCAGCACTTGTTATAGTTTGTAAAGAAGGGTCAGGGGACAGACATAAAGGAACACTTAAATTCACATTGCTGTTCTCAGAGAACGGATAAAATAACACCATCTTTGTATAAATTCTGATAGGTCTTAATTTTGTCCAACATTTAGACATACCAAGGTGGTAGGTGGCttagaaatacattttatatacagAGATAATTATAGAATTGTTTCAGATAATTCCACATTTCAACAGAGTGTAAACAAGACCCATAAATTAATGCCATGGCATTATGGCTTCATACATTGGATGCAGTTTTCTCAAATGGGCCTGACTGTGCAGAGTGCAGAATACAATGGGACTTGATGGCATTCAGCACCTCACAAGTGGTCACCACTCTGCATGACTGGGCCCTAACAGAATACTGTAGTTTGCAACGTTTGGCCCAATTCTGTCCTTAGCTCTACCCGTACAATCCCAGATGTCAGCTCCTATGCCGCAAACAAATCTTTTACATTTGTCGGCATATCTTAAAATTCTGTTCCAAAGTGTTCTAAAAATGGTCAGCTTAGACTTCTGTATTGGTCTGCATCTGTGGTAAAAGAACTGATTGTAATTTAAACCTTTTCAACAATGGAACAATTTGATTAAATGATATTTCCTTGGGGAGGGATTAGGGGACGAATCCAACAGCCATTAAAGAtgtaaaatcaaaatgaattttggtcattttaataaatatataccAAGGAAACCTCACTTTACTACAACAACACGTTAGCATACAAGAATCTAATATCTATGCTTAAAACATCAAATGTTTATCAAATACTGAAAAAAAGAGCAGATATTACTAGACTAACTGGGTATAATACAAGAAAATCAGCTTTTAAATAATTGGTCCTTGTGGACAAACGTTTAAATGATGATCCTACTCATACACTGTATGAATGAGatctatattttatattattattaataataaaaaagcttcCGTCTTGGAGAAATCAGGCTTAATCCATATTTTCTCTATTTGTTGTTCGATTCCTGTTACAGTGATAACCCTTACAAACATGGCAGTTTTGTCTTAGATCACTAAATAATGGTTatctcagttttttttaaaaattccctagGAATTCAATATGCTTCCTGTAGGAAATACTGCAAATATTGAGGTAACTTTATTTAACTACATATCTAAAGCAGTTGGTGAGCTTCCAAGAATGACCAGTGGAGGTATTGATGAAAGATGCCCAATTTGTAATCTTGACTATGGGGTACACATATTACCTGCCATAATGAAAAATAACGGCAGAGGAGGATTAAGAGAGACTCTTTGGAATCCATGGCCTACATTCTAAGAGGAACCCAATGCAGCAGTGAATCAGAATCTGATTCTGCACTAATAAACTCCATAGATATGTCAATGACTTAAAAGAGTGCTGGTCTGTACACTTAAAGTGAAATTTATCCCTGTGCAGAGGCCATCACAGGTCTGGGCACTCCTTAAATCCCATTTACACCCAATTTGGAACTGGGCTGCTTCCGTTCacagagatgaatttcacccttagtgaACAATGGACAGCATGAGCACAGCTAATTGTTCCTAAGGCAAGAACCAACGAGAAAGCGCTATTGTTTGGATTCACAATGTCCCAGTCAGGAACAGGTAGCAATAAGATGTCATCTATGGTTTGGATTTGGCTGGTATGCACAGCACATCCACAGTTGTTCAGGTGGGTGTGGAACCCAAAAATTAGATGGATCCAGGACCCAACATATTCTTAATAACCCCCTGAAAAATACAAtgtgtatgttttttaaaatgtgcattttaaaatgatgtaCCTAAGTATGTCCAAATTTTTTGTCATTAATCATTGAAAGTTCAAGCCCTGTTTCTCCAAaatcatcttttttaaaattaaaacatttatttaagaTCAAATCATATCGCCACGTTATTGATTAACattgtgctttttgttttgttttaaatcaacagCAAAAGTTATATAAAACCCCCACATGCTTTTGCAGTCTAAAAGAGAGAAATTATGCGAAACAGAATAAAGTATAAAGCATGCCATTGGTTCATGAACTTCATTATatggaagaattaaaaaaaaaaggatcctCAGCAACAGACAGTTGCCATAGAAATGCTCAAGCATCTAGTGCTTGTTTACAAGACACGTCTCTCTATTGTTTCTTAAATCCCTTCCTAAGGATAGCAAATCAAAAAGCAATCGAGCATCAAAAAGGAAGAATAGCGATGGTTGAATAAGAAGTTGAACTCAGTATTTCAAAGATTACAGGTTTCTAATACTATTGATCCATCCTGTTTTTCTCTGCTTAGGTTAATAAATCCCTGCTGTAGCTCAGATTTTATACTTAATTTTCACGCTGGCAAAAATTAAGATAAAAAGTAAGGCACCAAAAAAACCTGCCCTAGATAATAACAAACCACCATAAGCCTCATTAATTATTACAGCTGAGCTGAAAATGTGCAAGTGATTGAGCTGTAGGTGGTATTTCTGCTTAAGATCCCATAAATAGGTATTTCCTTACAATGCACCCTATCTTTGTCAGTTGTACAAACCTGTTAAATACGTGAATTTAACAGTGTCAGTATGAGAGTGTAGAAACTGTTTAATCCCAGTCCATAGTATCCAGTCTTTTGTCACAACAAATATTGTGTTACAAGAAGCAGAGCACCCTTGCTGGTAATATCAATCTGTTTACCAAACATCTAACTAATTGGTAAGCATAATGGAGGTTCCTCTTAATTAATGGCAGACTCCATGTGGGAGGGCATATATAAAAGGGTAtgttttccccatctggtttATTGGTATTTTCAGTAACAAAAAGCTAAACGATAGTTGTAAGCAGTAATTCAACTGTGCTCTTTATGAAGTCTCCATCTTTATAACTAGCTCACTGATGCAGATCATACAGATGCTTTATGCAATCTGCTCTCCAGTCATTTAAAACTATCTGCAATGTCTGTGGCATGATTGTACCCGTTGTACAAAACTATAAAGAATCCATTCAAAATACAATTTTGATAGATAACATGCTGTGCATGCTCCAGAGTTACAGCCAAAGAGGTGGCTCATATTTTACTTCCTTTGCTGCAGCACATTTTATTACTTGGCAAAGATTCCTTTCCCCTTAAGGACTTTTTCCAAGATTCATTTATGTTGCTCTTTTTGTCATTACATCCAGTCTCAAAATAATCATAAAATTTGCCTTTACATTCAAGAGCAAGGTCGCCTTTCATAGGTTCACAGTTTAGAGTGATACCATCTTGATCAGTTTTGTTACCTCCTTTCTCATCATTTAATTTTGCCTTTTCCTGATTACCATGAGACTCGGCATTAGTAATGAATATTTCGTTAGCAAGAACCTGGTCGTCACGCCTGTAAACAGGGGTGCTGCCGATGCCATAATCCACCTGGTGGGAACAACTTGGCAAAGAtataggggaggaggaggaagaggaggaggaggaagaagaggaagaagaagtcTCCCCATTAGTATTAACAGAGAAGGGTAAATTTAAATAGTGACTGCCACATTCTTGATAAAAGCAGCAAGTATGGAACTTTTCACACTCCTCTTTTGCCATCCGAAGACGTTTTCTATAAGGACAGTCTTGAGCCATAAACCACTCTTGCGATGAGGGACCACCAAAAGAGCAAGCAGAGAAGCACCAATTGTTTTGCATGACAATTTCTCCATGGATTCTCTTCATTAAATTGTTTATGAGGACGGATCTCCGTAGGTAGACTTCGGGATCATCGATAAATTTCAGTTTTTCCAAAGACATGTAAAGAATGTGTGCCCGCTCCTCAAAAACAGAAACTGTCTGAAAACGAAAGAGAAGAGGCAAAAAAAGGGGTTAGAGTGTTTTGCTTTATGCAATAAGAAGAATATTGAGCAGCCTATTGGCAGTATGTAAATCCAGCTAACATTTTGGATAGGCCAAATTTCCTCGGGGATCTCAGCTTGGCCTCTGAATTTGTGCACCCATGCATTTAGGGACCCTATTTTTCATGGCCAGAATGTCAGATGTGCACCCATACTGGGGAGACAAATAGCTACGTGTTTGATATGTGTAGGCAAACATTATCTgcatgcacaaatccaggtttgacTGACCCAACATTGAATGTGAAAAGCTGGCTCTTTAGTTGCATCCTGTGTAAACTGTAAAGCTACTGTGCaatttctctgaaatgttttagCTGATGTGGTTTTTTATGTGAATGGAGCAGGGAGCAGGCCCTATTCACTGTTGGGCTTCACCAAAGCCACCAGACTGAAGGGAGGCTTCCTCCTGCATGCCCTCCATACCAAAGGCCTGCTAAGGAGAGCAAGGCCAGCCAGTAACAACAGTGCAGATGGAATGAATGTCAGAACTGCCAATGAAATAGGCCTCCACAAGGAGGAGTCTCTATTAGTCAAAACGCTTTTACCACGCTATTGTGTGGAAAAATGTTGGCCGTGTGGTAAAAACAATCAAATATCACTGCAGCATCTGGAGTGCAGCTGTTGAGCTGAGTACTACACCCAACAATCCCTGGGTCTAGTGGGAACAAGGTCAGGAAACTAGAAGAGGCTGGGGAATTATGGAAAACTCTGGCCACAAGCACACAGATTTGCTCTCCCTTCTAGGCTCCTGCCAGGATTTCCTTCTCAGCATTGGCAGCATGGTCAGGTTACTACTCCCAGGAGGCCATGGGCTCTGCTCTGTGACCTCTACAATGGGAATCAAAGTGCAGAGGGGTAGTGAATGTTACTCCCAGTAGTATTAACTAATTTCCATTTTTAGCACAGAATTTAATCTGCGTAGGAGTGAAGAAACACATCACACAGGCTGCTCTAATTCCCACCATCTGCAGGGGCagcaagttatatgggcccatggtgcctggactccagcaaattcagggcccaggggcccagctccaccaatgttcggggctgggtctcctcccagccctggctgccacCCCAGTGCTTCCACCGGAGtgtcccccggccccgcctgccgCCCCCACGCACTTCCCCAGAGCATCCCTGCCACTGCCGGCTACAAGGGAGTGGCGCTGGGGGCAGGATGAGGCGGCTGCTACACCTGCAGAGGGAGGAGGCCCATAtcatccctcccacccctgccccagcaggcaACTCCGAGTCGACTCGGGTGGGGACTTTCCTGGCTGGACGtcctgagcagcagcctgtgGGCGCTTGGGTGAGTGTCAGGCCAGGGAGGGCCccgggtctccccctcccccagagctcactgcagctggcaggaagagggctgggggagtcctcctctctggccccgcACCCCAGTCCCAGGGCAGCCTGCTtgctacaccccaaactcctcatccccaacccagcgccatgccccacaccccctcctatacaccaaccctctgtcccagcccagagcccgcacccagcacCCCAGTGTTACACTTGCTTTAACTATTCTATAGACAGAGAGAGGGCTTCAATTTCCAGGACTGTCAAAGTGGTTCCTTTTACAAGCACTAATTCAAACAGATTTTACAATAAAAGAATATATTGGGGGAAGGTTTATCTATATCTCAGCTATTAAATGTACAATGTAGCACTGCCAGAGAAATCAGCCATGATCCAgcaaggtgcaaggcagggagctcagtaccttgcaggactgagcgcTTAATAAGCAGGAGCATAAACAGTTTCCCATGAATTGCTAAACACCAATGTATGTGGTCACGTGTCAAATGTAATCTATAACCCCACCCAGGCCCCTTTCGAGAAAAAAAGATGCTGTCTGGGGTTTTAATTTGTTGTTTTGAATTAGGGTTTTTATTTTATAAGTAAGATTCAATTTTGGAGTAGAATATCCTCCCCTTTCCAATAATTCTGTTCCTGTGTAGGATTTACACACCCACCAGGGTATGCTGAGCCGAGCAATCCTGGAAAAAGAGTACTGAAAAAATGGGAGAGCCTGGAGCTTACTTTTGTTAAATTTACATTATGCATTTTTGGTGTGTAAGCTCTAGAGTAACCTCTGTAAACACAGTTTAACTGTTTTATGAATAAAACATGTGAGAAAAGTAAGTTATTCGGAGTGTTTATATTTACTGTTATTATAGCTGAACAAACCCCTTTGTTTCTTAAGCTATGTGAtgacaataataaaatacaaccAAAAAAGTGTGAACTATTTGTTTCTATGCAAACAGCTGGATTATTCTCATCATTTGGGTGGAGTatgtcaacttctggaaatgaGTCAAGCAAGTGTTACTAAGTATCTGAAATGCTCAGTACAAAAAAAGTCTATTAAAAAACATACTTTATGCGTACAGCTGCTGAGTGGTGGATGAAAATCCTCTTCTTCCACATATTTCCTTTTAAAGTATGTGATCTTGGATGTTGTTATAGGATTTGAAATTCCCCTGTAATGTGATCCTGTGGGTAATAGATCAGATATGACAAATGACATGTGGTTTGCCTGAAGTTCTccaaacaaaatacttttcaattcCTTTCTCACTACAGGATAAGTCTACCAcgtttgtttatatatatttgtaGTGATCACAAATAAACTTTTTACCTTACTAATAAATAACTTATGTGATGCAATAGCATGGGCAATTGAAGATAGACACTATAGACACATTCTGATAGACACTATAGGACATTAGTGCATTTGGCATACTTAGACATTCtctgtatatttttctttaataaaacttTCATTCTGAATTTACAAGCAGTCCAACAAGTAGTGGCATTCTCCAGTGTATCATGTTCAGATTCCATGGACCGTGATTTACAgaagaaattttattttacagttccTAAATATATTCCATACACCTGGAAAAATATTTAGTagcttaaaataatttttcagaaGTTGATCGTTTTGTGTAAAGTCAGAAGTGGACATGTCAAATTACAACTGACTGTAGCATAGATCAGATCAACAAAAGGTAAGAGTCTGTTTCTACCTTTCATGAGAAAAAAGGTAACATATCTTCGGACAAATACATTTTATAGCATCACTCATCATTACTCAATAATTTATTAACTGGCACCCAGAATAGTTACAATCCAAATGTTTATAATATTTTATCTTAACAAAAATCTAAATAAAGATGGCCATGCTTGgacccccttctcttcccccaccccacaccaaaATAGACACCATCTCCATAGGAAGCCCAAGCCCTGTTTTGGCCAATAGGAAatttatttatgacaaatgccTTGTTATAATGACCAGTTATGTGCAGGGTTCCTTAAGATCCATAGACAAGAAATGACAACTAGCCAGAATGGCATGACTTTTATCCCTTTGGAGAGTGACTGTAGTATAATATTTCCTGGGCACCAGTCCTCCAATCTATGCATATGCTTCCACAGATGAAATTGAAATGACTGTCCGTTTAGTGTAGCCatctattcccccccacccagccattGCTTTAGGATGAATGAAGGCTTTGCCCGATAAATTGCTGCATGTGGAAGCTGGTTCGAGTGGATCCAGTTCTCTGCCAAAAAAGCACTGGCTTCTTGAATATAGTCAATACCACACTCATGACATTCATTTTGCCCAGAGTACTTTTCCCGTCAGGGGACTGACAGCCCACCCCCACCGTTTGGCCACAGAGAGGCAGAAGGGGAGCCATACCTGCCAGAGAATGACATGGTGCCCTGTCTCCCTGCTGCTGAGGATCCGAGGGGCTAGTCTTGCTGCCACAGTGCGACCCCCACAGGGTCTGGTACTCTGCGATCTCGGCCGCTCCTCCCGAGACAATGGGCTCGCAGAATCTCTGCATGGACAGCACCAGAGTCATTGCTGAGCGCCCGAGACCTGCAAGCAGAACACAACAGCCCGGTCAGCCCGGGGCATGGGCGAGTCCCCCGGCACCGCGGAGGGGGAGCACGGCTTTCCAGGAGGGACCGTCACTGCTTCGCCATCCTCTTCTTTCCCCCCACTTCGTCCTGCCCTCCCGCCACTGCCTAGCCGCTTGCTCTCTCGCCGCGTAATAACGCAGCCCCCAAACTCTCTTGCTCGCACCAGTGTAGGCTCTATCTTGCTGCAGCGGGTACGTCTCTTTCTCCGGCTCTCTCTAGTCCATTGCTTATTGTTCTCcgactcccctccccccgggctcCGTTGATCCAGGtgccttttaaaattacatttttcatcCTTtagcgggggaaaaaaaaaccctctactaAAAAGAGGGACCAGATCACACGCATCGAggatccctccctcccctccccgagatCCCCCCATGCACCgatccttccctcccacccccttccatgGAAATAAATCAAACGAGCAGATCCAAACGATGCTCACAGATTGTATGTAACAAATCAGTTCAATTCGCTTCCCATGCTCTCCTTCTCAGCAGCCCGGCCTCGGCAGCCACATCGCGCGCGGgcgcgcgtgtgtgtgttgtgtgtgtgtgtgtggtgtgcgtgcgtgtgtgtgtgtgtgtggtgggtttgTTTTCTGCTCCCAAGCGAAAGACACAGAAGAGACTTAGGTAGTTGTTTCCACTAGCCCCGATCGGACTGAACTGGATCTGCCTCCAGTCAAAACACTGTGAGATGAAGACAGAAAATTGGCTCCCGTTTCAAGCCGTGAGTTGCAGTCCCACAGGAGCCAAGCACAACAGCAGCGAAGCAGGCAGAATATTAAGCAGGAGCGGGACACCAGGGCCAGCGCCAGGCAGCGATCTGCCTCCCAGTGCAAACGCGAAGCGAGGGAGCAAACTTCCTGAAAGGGGCAACAGCTCAGCTCACTTTCCCCAGTTCACCTACTTCTTGGCACAGGAGTACAGAACAATGCACTGAGACgcagcctggcccctccccctcctcctctctccaagAAACTGGAATTTAGTTTTCTCCTCCTGCGTGTCTCAGGTCGGTGCTACTGCAGGAAGACAAGGACCCAAGGGGAGGCCggtggggaatggggagagggCGGGATGTGGTCCCAGCAATTCAAAGTGCGAGCAATTAAACTCTGCCTGGCTGGAGAAAGATATCAGAAGCAGCAGAAGTGAGcgattaagaaaaataaatcgTCAACATCTGTCAGATACCTTAAGAACGCATCCGGAGTGCCACTTTCTTCAGAAATGGGCGAGTGCTGGCTTGCTGGATAACACTGTGGCTCGATCCTGTAGCCCTTACTCAAGCAGCAAATGTACATTCACTTCACATTGAATAGTGGGAGTCAGGTGGGGTTTCAACTAAAGTCTCTGGGAGTTTTGGCTGAGGAAGGACTACAGAATCCAACCGTAAATGTGCAATTTCAACTTCCCGCTATGAAACCAAATTATTATGTGGCTTGGAACTCCCTCCGGCACGGGGAAACACAACATACAGAATACTTTTAGTCCGTATTCTCATTGGTAGCATATTAGTTAAGCCTTTCTTTTTTCTGGAGAAAGAAACAATGCCCCCGCGGGGAATTATGGCCCACGACCTACCAGCCTCGTCTATTATATTATAGCTGTTAGTTACTCTATCTTATGTATTTACCATAAGAGTGCCCCCACATGGCCAGAGTAAGAGTAGTTCAGTCTCACCCAGGACTGAGAACCAGCTAAAAATCAAATGTATGCTACGGAAAAAGATTATGCTGTCATTGGAAAGCACCCATGAACTGATCTACTCATTAATCTGCCCTGAGCAGTCACTCACAGTTAGACATCAGTCTCCTGATGCTGGCACCATGTCAAGACTTAGCATTTGTCCTTAGAGAAAAGAGGTTGGAAGAAAC
The genomic region above belongs to Caretta caretta isolate rCarCar2 chromosome 3, rCarCar1.hap1, whole genome shotgun sequence and contains:
- the SERTAD4 gene encoding SERTA domain-containing protein 4, whose translation is MTLVLSMQRFCEPIVSGGAAEIAEYQTLWGSHCGSKTSPSDPQQQGDRAPCHSLAGSHYRGISNPITTSKITYFKRKYVEEEDFHPPLSSCTHKTVSVFEERAHILYMSLEKLKFIDDPEVYLRRSVLINNLMKRIHGEIVMQNNWCFSACSFGGPSSQEWFMAQDCPYRKRLRMAKEECEKFHTCCFYQECGSHYLNLPFSVNTNGETSSSSSSSSSSSSSSPISLPSCSHQVDYGIGSTPVYRRDDQVLANEIFITNAESHGNQEKAKLNDEKGGNKTDQDGITLNCEPMKGDLALECKGKFYDYFETGCNDKKSNINESWKKSLRGKESLPSNKMCCSKGSKI